In Tachysurus fulvidraco isolate hzauxx_2018 chromosome 5, HZAU_PFXX_2.0, whole genome shotgun sequence, the genomic stretch CGAGAGTCTTTAATATAGTCAATATAAACTAATATACATGTTTTGAGTATCTCTCAATAATACACATCAATAGGACTAATTATGTTGTAGTTCATGTGGTTAACAAGTTGTAACGCTGTGCTTTGAATTAATGCCTCAGCAGTTTAAAGTgctactgattagaaggttgtaaTTTCGAATCCCAGGacctttattcctttattattatGCTACACTTGTACGTTGTTAGCTATCTATGTTATAACTGGAAGAATGGTGAAGTAAATCACTTGCTAGAGGGACAGCTAAGCAAGCTATGTTTATATATCTACATATTGATATTTTCATTGAAAAGgatagtaattttttttttccctttagaCTGAAAACCAAGCATTTTGGTTGTATTGAGCCTGATCTGAAACAGGTTCTTAAATCTGAAATAGTCAGAAAATCAAAAGTAAGACATGAGTGCCCCCTAAAGGTGAAGTACAGCAActcatttatatactgtattactcAAAAACCATATAACAAGATTCCTGTCTTTAATCTGGATTGTAGCCAAAGCATCATCAACGTAAACCATGCCTTCGTTGCCATGCTTTCAGATATCTTTTGTGATTTATCTGTTCATCTGACTACTATAATGTGGAAGACTTCAAAGATGACAGATCAGACAGCTGAAGGCCAaggaaaatgcattttatttgcaaatctaCAAAGATCTTATACAAGTATCTGTTGTGTTTTGCCACAAACCACAATCCTGACAACAAAATCTATAtcaactttaaatattttaagtgaCAGGGTGGCACTAGTAAACCAGTCAttcttgtttatgtttttttttttataagtggGCATCAGGAAAAGGTCCAGAGTGCCTGGAGTGATGATTACTCAGTTTGTAGAAGAAATTCCAGAAGGAAAAGCTCATCCAGACTTTACCCACAAACCCATCGCGTTGACCATTCAAGAAGGtatatttctttaaatctttatttatcatTGCTTACTGAGTAATTACCCTGTATTCATTAGTAGCTAATAGTAGTGATGTATGTAGTACtactatatattaataattatcattTGTTCCTGCTTTGCCCCAGTATAGTTACCTATGAATTACTAAACTATATTGTAAACTGCTAACATTTTAGGAAAGCCACACTCTATTAAAACAGTATGTCCATGTTTCTAGTCAAACTATTTTCAAGGCCATTGTTATAGGGGATCCAGAACCTACTGTCTCATGGGCCAGGAATAATGGAGACATATCTGACCAACAGATATATCAGACTAAGTTTGATCTCATTACTCGAGAACACACAATTGAGGTAAGTACATTGAACTATTAATAGCTTGCTTTTCCTGCAAATGACAATGCTGAAAATAatctttgctgtttttttttgtgtgtgtgtgtgtgtgtgtgtgtgtgtgtgtgtgtgtgtgtgtgtgtgtgtgtgtgtgtgtgtgtgtgtgtgtgtgtgtgtgtgtgtgtgtgtgtgtgtgtgtgtgtgtgtgtgtgtgtgttctagatGCCCGGTGTTTCTCCAGAACAGGCTGACACCTACATGTGTTTTGCAATGAATGAGTTTGGCAGAGCTTCTGTCACTGTTGTTTTATATGTCATAGAAGGTGTGAAATCTGATGATATCCTGTGTTtgcattcaaaaataaataaaatattgaaattaaataatgaaatgaaatgattccAAATATTTATGCATTTCAGTGGGATACAAGAAAGACAAAGCAAAGAAAGATGCAAGTgagtgatgataataataataataataataataataataataataataataataataataataataataatttctaaaCAGAATTGGAACCGAATGAACTCAAAACTgcactgaaaagaaaaaggtcTCTTTTGCATTTTACACTGTAATTCTAGTCATATATCTACTTATTTTTTGTTCCAGTTTCTAAAGTTGTTTTTTGCAATGTCTACAGTAATGTGCATGCAAAAACTGTACCAAAAAAAGAAGCCGAACTTGACCCCAAGTTCTGGGAGATTTTGCTTAGCGCTGATAAGAAAGATTATGAGCGCATTTGTTCTGAATATGGATGCTGAAGAAACTAAcctaaataaaaagagaaagagaagagcaaCAAGCGGGGGTATTTTAGAGACTTTCCATGTATTGAGTTCAGTTCGGCTTGAAAATTGTACTGTATTCTAATAATGGATCATTTCTTTACTATCTCCAGTTTGTCAAAAGCATTTCCAACCTGAAGCACATTGAAATAAAACCCAGTAGCACAGCAttgtttgaagttgatttggACCTTGTAGAACCAAGTAGTAGGATATTCATCTACAAGGTAAGGTGACTGAGAAGTACTACTCGTCTTGATTAATACAATCAGCATAAATTCAAAGTGGCATAAACTCTggcacttttttatttcttgaaatGGTAGGATGGAGAAATGATTGAGTACTCCAAAGACATGAAGATGAAACACAGCCTAAAACAAGTGGGCAATAAGTTTGTGTTTACTATAAGGGACCTTATTCATGATGATGCTGGCCTTTATCAGTTAGATGTTGAAAACGTGACCATGTTCTCTACTGAATTTAAGAGTAAGTGAGCAGTATATGTAAGCTCTATGTGATGTTCATAGATAATTATCCTTCTAATATATTTCTCCTTAGTTCCAACGGTGGAATTCCTGGTAAAGATTCAGGAGGTTAAAGCTATGGACAGAGAAGATgcagtgtttgagtgtgttctATCTAATCCCTTCTCAAAAATCCTGTGGGTGGGGAAGAATGTCCTTCTGGAACAGGGAGAAAAATATGACATAACAGTTTCTGAAGACAAGCTGATTCACCGACTGGTGGTAAAAGACTGTATGCTGGTGGGTAAGGGTATATATGCTGCTGTGGCAGGTATCAGGTCCTGTAATGCCTGGCTGATAGTGGAAGGTAAGCTCATTTTCCCTTGGGTAGATGACAGATGAAGAACATAATCtgtataatatgaataataatatattttccaTGTTACTTGCCATTTGTGTTTCATGATAAAGCTGATAGtgatccaaacctacatggcaaAAAGAAAGTGCGAAAAACAACACAGGCCAGAGGATCAGGCCTTGATCTGGCAAAAATTGCATCACAGCAGCAAAACAAACTGCAGAAAGAGATAGAGGAGATGATATCAGACATCAAAACAACTATGCCAGAGAAAGATTCAGCAGCTTCTGGAGACAGCAACACTCTTATATCTGCATCAGGGTCTGGCACTGGATCTGTGTCTGAGGGGGGTTCTGCTTTTGAATGTAGTTCTGGCTTAGGATCTAGTGCTAGCCAGGTTATAGGAAGGACAGGTAAGGATGAACATTTTTAGTCACAGAACTAAGAAACTGACCACAATTTCTGGGAGATTTTTCTTAGTGCGTAAAGGAATGTTATGAGCCATTTGTactgtatagatagatagatttgtcAAGTACATGTTCTTTAGCCACATGGTGGCACTCTAGACTAGGGATGTAAGAGAATTCATAAATAttatttggaatttttttttagaaagaaaatgcTATTGATCTACTTTACATTTATCTTGTTGAAAATAGAGTTGTCCATTGAGAGATATTGAGACTTGAAAGCAacaaacagtgcaaacagaaCTTTTTAATATCATGGATATGTAAGCGAGCAAGTGATCACATAGCCTTTACAGTGTGGATAACAAAACATGCTCAGGACAGATAGTTCTTAGTTTATGATCATttctttagcttttttttttgcattagctCACAGcaaattatttttacaaaagaaaGTGTTAATCAAATTACTATCAGTTCAAGttatttatttggtttggtTTCTGAGAAATTCCAAACTCTGTTAGTATGACAGTATATCTCAATAGAAATTATATGGTTTGTGGCTGATTGTGGGTCAGGAGCGCGGCGGAGGAAACAAGATCAGACTTAGTGAAATTTGGAGACAATGCAAACCTTACTTCTGCAACCAGGAATGCAAAATCTCTAGCCTCCAGTAAAGAAAGCTGTCAAAATGGTCAGTATTCTACAAGCAACATAATTAACCACCATTAATTATTCAAATGTAATACGACTGACAAAATATAGTATTATTAAGATCATTTTTGACTGACTTAAAACTAATATTCAGCTGCCTATTGTTTTCATTGACCAATTTTTGCACATAATCTTTGAAAAAGGTAAGAGCTTCCAATTGtatgaaaataacaaaacctTATTAATTATAGTCACAATCTAATCTTTACTGTGTTATGCTGTGTTGTAGTGCAGAATCAAAGTGCAAAATCCAAcacatgaaaaatgtaaaaaaaaataattgcttGTATCTTGGCAAAAACCTAtaagaaaatgtatttgtaaaaacAGTTGTGCAGGAAATAATGCAGTTATTTGAGTGCATAACAGATTCAAATTGATGACCTAAAACAGAATTATGCTTGTGGCCAGTTGCTAAATAGCCAACACCTCCACCTGTGCTTCTGTTTTATTATCAAGATTGCCTGACAAGCCAGCTGCCAGAAAATGCAGCCCATGGCAAGCCACCAACATCTGTCACTAGACACAGTGATACTAGAATGAATGGAAGTGGTTCCAATGATGCAGAAaaggtaagacacacacacacacacacacacacacacacacacacacacacacacacacacacacacacacacacacacacacacacacacacacacacacacacaacattttcattttcatatatataatgaaaatgtTGTGTGTGCAGATAACTCCAGAGTTATCTGCATCTATTATATATTCcttgaagggtgccaataattctggagctttctttaaacattttattttgcactgcattttcaatttttttttctcagtcttCTAAAATATACTTGTTTTTCAGATTAGCATCTTGAAGCGGCTAGTTGTAAAAATGCAAGTACTTCTACTCTGACTAACCAAAGTGACAAGGACACCAACTCAGATGAAAAGAGGTTTGCAGCAAATATCTCTAACAGCCAAGCTACAGTACAATTACAGCTGGAGGTATCAAGACtatttattatgttatttttCTAACTGAAgaaaatctttattaataatctctaataatctttataaatgCTGTCCAAGCCTTGTGCCCTGCTAGGCTCCTGTTTCCCTGTGATGATAAGTGGTACAGGAAAATAACAAAGATTCTATAAATGTTTCAGATGTTCCTCAATTTGACAGTGATGAATTGCACAAGTTCTCCAAACCTGTTGTGGTTAAAGCAGGCCAAAATGCAACCTTTAAGATGAAGTTCCCACCACAAGATTCTTTGGAAATCAAATGGTTTAAGGACGGTTCTAAGCTGATGGATGGTGGTGGACTGAAAGTGGTAAAGGAACCAAACAACAGCCGACTTCAAATTAAAGACTGTCTGCAGTCAGATGCTGGAGAAATTAAGATCCAGCTTAAAAACCTTTCTGGAACTGCTGAGGCCATATCCAGACTGATcgtacaaatataatataatagtattTTCATTTTGATTGTCTTTCTCGTTATTTTGAATACTTAAGAATTGTggtaatatttattcattcaccaGACAGGCCCAGTGCACCAAAAGGCCCAGCTGAGCTATTGGAATGCACATCATCTGTAATTGAACTCAAGTGGAACCCACCAAGTAATGATGGTGGCTCACCAGTGAAGAATTACATAATTGAGAGGCAGCATACAGGCCAAATTGTATGGAAGAAATTAGGGGATGTCTCTGCAGATTGGCTTAAATTTAGAGACAGAAATGTGTGCCATGGAAAAAGATATGTCTACCGCATTTATGCAGAGAACAGTGAGGGCATTGGGGACCCACCGGAGACAGACACCATCATGGCTGGTGCATTAGGGAAGAGATTGAAGGATCAACATACATGTTTATGAGAGAGTTTATGGTCATATAGCACTGTGGACAAACCAGGTATGGATTGTAGAAAACAAGCTAATCGaatacattaaacaaaaaatacctGCTATTGTGTTGCAGTATTCCCTGACTGCCCAGCCCCTCCAAAAATTGTCAGTGATTTCAAGAATTGCATTAATCTAGAGTGGGCTCCTCCAGAGAAGGATAGAGGAACCAAAATTCTGGGCTACCAGCTagaaaaatggaagaaagaCACAAGCCAGTGGGTCACATTGAATTCCATTAATGAACCCATTAAAAGTGTTGAattgttgaagcacatctgatctcttctggaagctgattccagctataggtggcataataactaaatgctgacgcacgttgttttgagtgaacccttggtatctcagactgacctgatcctaatgatctgagtagtctgcttggtttatattcaattagcatatctgtaatgtattttggtcctaagccatgaagtgatttataaacgaataacaatactttaaaatctattctaaatgtaactggaagccagtgtaagaacctgaggactggagtgatgtgctcagattttttggttctggtcagaattctggcagcagcgttctgtatgagctgcagctgtctaatggtctttttggggatcccagtaaggagtccattgcaataatccaccctgctggtgatgaaagcatgaacaagtttctctaagtcctgtcttgagacaaaacatctaattctggctatatttctgagacggtagtaagctgatttgtttatcgctttcacatgactactgaaattaaggtcagactctaaaattacaccaagatttctgactttattttgtgtctttagacccctagagtcaaggtgtgtgttaaccttgagagtttcatatGTATTTCTGAATAcaattttgtctttgtttaactggaggaagtttcgacgcatccaactgttaatttcatcaatgcacttacatagagagtcaatggggctgtagtcattaagggacagggctaagtatatctgggtgtaatctgcatagctgtggtaagcaatttggttctttttcattatttgaccaattgggagcatatacaaattaaagagaactccacatgtcatggatgtccactcagatttatggttacctatgttcacatagtaacctctccattttaggtatgatttaaaccatttgagtACAATCCTAGAAAGCCCTACCCggttttccagtctatgtaagagtatggtttgatctaccgtgtcaaaggcagcactaagatctagtagtACCAACACTGATATTTAactgaatcagagtttaagcgaatatcatttattatctttatgagcactgtctctgtgctatgatgctggcggaaaccagattgaaaattgtccagatagccatttgagtttaagaatttgttcagctgattgaaaacaaccttttcaatgatcttgcctataaaaggaaaTTTTGAGATTGGTCTATagttgctaagtatggttttgactaggttactcttttttaggagaggcttaacaactcccgtttttagggactctggaaaagtgcctgtgagcagagaggtatttactatttttaatagGACAGTTTGTAGGgaggtctgactgaccacattacaatatgaggccatattgattgccattctgatatGACTGATTCCTCAGAGAAAAAGcttgcaaactcattgcatttgaTGTCAGAGTGCATTTCACTATAGGAACTTGATTTGAGGGGGTTGTTAGTGactctacagtagcaaaaagagtgcgagtgttgtttatgttggtgtttataatgtttgagaagaagatctgtctagctgtgactagttctacattgaaagcacgaagactgtccttctagatgctataatgtacttcaagttttgttttccgccacatatgttcagcttttctgcatgttcttttcataaaacaagaagagttgtaatgatgtaatgatgccagtcttgaatcaaatcagttcatgtatgtgtgcattctctacgaacagtgtgtcccatgaatgcagtcattaataaacaaatattcacaagcaaagaccaaatcaataaatgttatttttatttagtattgatattgcattaatattgtgtttgtctggtagctctggtaataagaatagtgacatttcactgcttttggttgcttttggttgccgccattatagataaacacctccagctctgactgccaGTGtacgctgcgcgtgcctgtgcttctccgtagagcgtgcgtaTTTGCATAATACAaactaggagcagtgattcaacaaacctcccttattgcagtcacacacatttcttctctgatttaattttgtagtaacaagtacagaagatgcttattggaaaaataacagagtaaaagtatacattttatctggGAAATGGTACCAATACACCGATAAAgatacaccgataccgataccaatacaccgataccgatacaccgataccgataccaatacaccgataccgatacaccgataccgataccaatacaccgataccgatacaccgataccgatacaccgataccgacACCGATACCGGTACACCAACACCGATACACAGATACACCGATACTGACACCAATACGATACACCAATACCGATACACTGAtacagacactgacactgacaccgatacactgatactgacactgacactgacactgataccgACACCGATACACCtataccgatacaccgatactgacactgacaccgaTACACTGATACCGATACCGATAtaccgataccgatacaccgatactgacaccgatacactgatactgacactgacaccgaCACAGATAtaccgataccgatacaccgatactgacactgacaccgataccgatacaccgatactgacactgacactgatacactgatactgacactgacaccgaCACCGATACCGACAACGATATCGATACACCGATACTGAtacaccgatactgacactgacacagataccgatacactgacactgacacttactgatactgacaataaTACAGATattgatattgacaatgatactgacactgatactgacactgatactgactgatactgacaatgatactgatattgatattgacaatgatactgacactgatactgacactgatactgacactgatactgacaatgatactgatattgatattgacaatgatactgacactgatactgacactgatactgacactgatactgacactgatactgatattgatattgccaatgatactgacactgatactgacactgatactgacactgatactgactgatactgacaatgatactgatattgataatgacactgatactgacactgatactgacactgatactgacactgatactgacactgatactgacaatgatactgacaatgatactgatattgatattgacaatgataccaacactgata encodes the following:
- the igfn1.4 gene encoding LOW QUALITY PROTEIN: immunoglobulin-like and fibronectin type III domain-containing protein 1 (The sequence of the model RefSeq protein was modified relative to this genomic sequence to represent the inferred CDS: inserted 1 base in 1 codon; substituted 2 bases at 2 genomic stop codons); translated protein: MTDQTAEGQVGIRKRSRVPGVMITQFVEEIPEGKAHPDFTHKPIALTIQEGILTIFKAIVIGDPEPTVSWARNNGDISDQQIYQTKFDLITREHTIEMPGVSPEQADTYMCFAMNEFGRASVTVVLYVIEVGYKKDKAKKDAKLEPNELKTALKRKSNVHAKTVPKKEAELDPKFWEILLSADKKDYERICSEXWMLKKLTXIKREREEQQAGFVKSISNLKHIEIKPSSTALFEVDLDLVEPSSRIFIYKDGEMIEYSKDMKMKHSLKQVGNKFVFTIRDLIHDDAGLYQLDVENVTMFSTEFKIPTVEFLVKIQEVKAMDREDAVFECVLSNPFSKILWVGKNVLLEQGEKYDITVSEDKLIHRLVVKDCMLVGKGIYAAVAGIRSCNAWLIVEADSDPNLHGKKKVRKTTQARGSGLDLAKIASQQQNKLQKEIEEMISDIKTTMPEKDSAASGDSNTLISASGSGTGSVSEGGSAFECSSGLGSSASQVIGRTDCLTSQLPENAAHGKPPTSVTRHSDTRMNGSGSNDAEKHLEAASCKNASTSTLTNQSDKDTNSDEKSTITAGDVPQFDSDELHKFSKPVVVKAGQNATFKMKFPPQDSLEIKWFKDGSKLMDGGGLKVVKEPNNSRLQIKDCLQSDAGEIKIQLKNLSGTAEAISRLIVQIXYNNRPSAPKGPAELLECTSSVIELKWNPPSNDGGSPVKNYIIERQHTGQIVWKKLGDVSADWLKFRDRNVCHGKRYVYRIYAENSEGIGDPPETDTIMAGALVFPDCPAPPKIVSDFKNCINLEWAPPEKDRGTKILGYQLEKWKKDTSQWVTLNSINEPIKSLKYSVKKVSEGSEYEFRVSAINESGAVEPSHPSQMVWAKNPNMKPHFKDPVDFMLVRAGNTVRIVVNYDASPQPEISWSKNNEPVSASFKIVNTEGMSALIIPNSKRSDTGMYTIMAKNSNGKTHFDIDVRVTDEPKKSGPVTLEQWVHGKVIITWAPSPDQELDNGLHYIKAEHDTNSCTWHTIAKRLFCTTYTTDTQSGHEYHFRIYAKNDMRLSEPSELPIWGVYSMKKLYPSILVPLKVHTLPKGYECYMTCAVRGCPTPPVSWYLNGICINSNKHHYITNAHGVCSMYILRVELKDAGEYIVVAVNSFGKAEGSATIKVKGKGFMKV